The Clostridiales bacterium sequence TTAAAATACATGGCATATGAGAAATTCACACTGTGCATTATAGTCGATATGTCGGCGCCATTGACGTCTATAATAAAATGTGCATGGTTATCCATCAGGCAGTAACCGTAAACCTTGAACTGATATAGCTT is a genomic window containing:
- a CDS encoding transposase; the encoded protein is MPRLPRQKSDHAIFHVMCRSITEVDLFKDDDDKVKYLSLMRKYQKLYQFKVYGYCLMDNHAHFIIDVNGADISTIMHSVNFSYAMYF